In the genome of Streptomyces collinus, one region contains:
- the secE gene encoding preprotein translocase subunit SecE, with protein sequence MTDAVGSIDMPDAQDEAPESKKTRKGGKRGKKGPLKRLALFYRQIVAELRKVVWPTRNQLTTYTTVVIIFVVIMIGLVTVIDYGLSNAAKYVFG encoded by the coding sequence GTGACGGACGCCGTGGGCTCCATCGACATGCCTGATGCCCAGGACGAGGCGCCGGAGTCGAAGAAGACCCGCAAGGGCGGTAAGCGCGGCAAGAAGGGCCCGCTGAAGCGCCTTGCCCTCTTCTACCGTCAGATCGTCGCGGAACTGCGCAAGGTCGTCTGGCCGACCCGCAACCAGCTGACGACCTACACGACCGTGGTGATCATCTTCGTCGTCATCATGATCGGCCTGGTCACCGTGATTGACTATGGGCTCAGCAACGCCGCCAAGTACGTGTTCGGCTGA
- the nusG gene encoding transcription termination/antitermination protein NusG translates to MSDPNVNDAIEPVESVEDELDIVEGADNEDTEASAEVEAADAVEAETEDGEEAAEELVEEEPEDDRDPIEKLREELRVLPGEWYVIHTYAGYENRVKTNLEQRAVSLNVEDYIFQAEVPQEEVVQIKNGDRKTIKQNKLPGYVLVRMDLTNESWGVVRNTPGVTGFVGNAYDPYPLTLDEIVKMLAPEAEEKAAREAAEAEGKPAPQRKVEVQVLDFEVGDSVTVTDGPFATLQATINEINPDSKKVKGLVEIFGRETPVELSFDQIQKN, encoded by the coding sequence GTGTCTGACCCGAACGTGAACGACGCCATCGAGCCGGTCGAGTCCGTCGAGGACGAGCTCGACATCGTCGAGGGCGCGGACAACGAGGACACCGAGGCCTCCGCCGAGGTCGAGGCTGCCGACGCCGTCGAGGCGGAGACCGAGGACGGCGAAGAGGCCGCGGAAGAACTCGTCGAGGAAGAGCCCGAGGACGACCGCGACCCGATCGAGAAGCTCCGCGAGGAACTGCGGGTCCTGCCCGGCGAGTGGTACGTCATCCACACCTACGCCGGCTACGAGAACCGCGTGAAGACCAACCTGGAGCAGCGCGCCGTCTCGCTGAACGTCGAGGACTACATCTTCCAGGCCGAGGTGCCGCAGGAAGAGGTCGTCCAGATCAAGAACGGCGACCGCAAGACGATCAAGCAGAACAAGCTCCCGGGCTACGTCCTCGTCCGCATGGACCTGACGAACGAGTCCTGGGGCGTCGTCCGCAACACCCCCGGCGTCACCGGCTTCGTGGGCAACGCCTACGACCCGTACCCGCTGACCCTGGACGAGATCGTCAAGATGCTCGCCCCGGAGGCCGAGGAGAAGGCCGCCCGCGAGGCCGCCGAGGCCGAGGGCAAGCCGGCTCCGCAGCGCAAGGTCGAGGTCCAGGTGCTGGACTTCGAGGTCGGCGACTCGGTCACCGTCACCGACGGCCCGTTCGCCACGCTGCAGGCGACGATCAACGAGATCAACCCGGACTCGAAGAAGGTCAAGGGCCTCGTCGAGATCTTCGGTCGCGAGACGCCGGTCGAGCTCTCCTTCGACCAGATCCAGAAGAACTAA
- the rplK gene encoding 50S ribosomal protein L11 has translation MPPKKKKVTGLIKLQIQAGAANPAPPVGPALGQHGVNIMEFCKAYNAATESQRGWVIPVEITVYEDRSFTFITKTPPAAKMILKAAGIEKGSGEPHKTKVAKITRDQVREIATTKMPDLNANDLDAAEKIIAGTARSMGVTVEG, from the coding sequence ATGCCTCCCAAGAAGAAGAAGGTCACGGGGCTCATCAAGCTCCAGATCCAGGCCGGTGCCGCCAACCCGGCCCCGCCGGTCGGCCCCGCGCTGGGTCAGCACGGCGTGAACATCATGGAGTTCTGCAAGGCCTACAACGCCGCGACCGAGTCGCAGCGTGGCTGGGTGATCCCGGTGGAGATCACGGTCTACGAGGACCGTTCCTTCACCTTCATCACCAAGACGCCGCCGGCCGCGAAGATGATCCTGAAGGCCGCGGGCATCGAGAAGGGCTCCGGCGAGCCGCACAAGACCAAGGTCGCGAAGATCACGCGTGACCAGGTCCGTGAGATCGCCACGACCAAGATGCCCGACCTCAACGCCAACGACCTGGACGCCGCCGAGAAGATCATCGCCGGCACCGCCCGTTCCATGGGCGTCACGGTCGAGGGCTGA
- the rplA gene encoding 50S ribosomal protein L1, with the protein MSKRSKSLRAADAKVDREKLYAPLEAVRLAKDTSTTKFDGTVEVAFRLGVDPRKADQMVRGTVNLPHGTGKTARVLVFATGDRAAAAEAAGADIVGSDELIDEVSKGRLDFDAVVATPDLMGKVGRLGRVLGPRGLMPNPKTGTVTPDVAKAVTEIKGGKIEFRVDKHSNLHFIIGKSSFDDTKLVENYGAALEEILRLKPSAAKGRYIKKAAISTTMGPGIPVDPNRTRNLLVEEDPAAV; encoded by the coding sequence GTGAGCAAGCGCAGCAAGTCCCTTCGCGCTGCGGACGCCAAGGTCGACCGGGAGAAGCTCTACGCCCCGCTCGAGGCCGTCCGTCTCGCCAAGGACACCTCCACGACCAAGTTCGACGGCACCGTCGAGGTCGCCTTCCGCCTGGGTGTCGACCCGCGCAAGGCCGACCAGATGGTCCGTGGCACCGTGAACCTTCCGCACGGCACCGGCAAGACCGCCCGGGTCCTGGTCTTCGCGACCGGTGACCGTGCTGCGGCCGCGGAGGCCGCGGGCGCCGACATCGTCGGCTCCGACGAACTGATCGACGAGGTGTCGAAGGGCCGTCTGGACTTCGACGCCGTCGTCGCCACCCCGGACCTCATGGGCAAGGTCGGCCGCCTCGGCCGCGTGCTCGGTCCGCGTGGTCTGATGCCGAACCCGAAGACCGGCACCGTCACCCCCGACGTGGCCAAGGCCGTCACCGAGATCAAGGGCGGCAAGATCGAGTTCCGCGTCGACAAGCACTCGAACCTGCACTTCATCATCGGCAAGTCGTCCTTCGACGACACCAAGCTGGTGGAGAACTACGGCGCCGCGCTGGAGGAGATCCTCCGTCTGAAGCCGTCCGCCGCCAAGGGTCGCTACATCAAGAAGGCCGCCATCAGCACCACGATGGGCCCCGGCATTCCGGTCGACCCGAACCGCACCCGCAACCTCCTCGTCGAGGAGGACCCGGCTGCGGTCTGA
- a CDS encoding DUF1396 domain-containing protein — translation MRTSIPAAGLGALLLAAGAVGCGSEESPEMTPAAAVAKAAKNTEDITSLQYRMKGTVPESGRVEGEAAMRLKPTIAMSMKMQAPDQAAGETVEIRLVDKAMYLGGGAEMAKEMDGKRWLKFDLSGSAAAKDLDKMGSPSQAEQNPAAESTFLTGAKDVKKVGSEKVDGVETTHYKGTVTLAELRASLKDSKGETREQREKSIKQYEKLGVDKLTMDMWVDGEDHTKQFRMKGQADKGPMDMTITFVDYNKPVTVKAPPAGEVADLGEMFKELGQG, via the coding sequence ATGAGGACATCCATACCTGCCGCCGGGCTGGGCGCTCTGCTCCTCGCCGCCGGCGCTGTCGGCTGCGGCTCCGAGGAGTCGCCCGAGATGACGCCCGCTGCGGCCGTCGCCAAGGCGGCGAAGAACACGGAGGACATCACGTCCCTCCAGTACCGCATGAAGGGCACGGTCCCGGAGTCGGGCCGCGTCGAGGGCGAGGCGGCCATGCGCCTGAAGCCCACGATCGCCATGAGCATGAAGATGCAGGCGCCCGATCAGGCCGCCGGTGAAACGGTGGAGATCCGCCTCGTCGACAAGGCCATGTATCTCGGTGGGGGAGCCGAGATGGCCAAGGAGATGGACGGCAAGCGCTGGCTGAAGTTCGATCTCTCCGGCTCCGCCGCGGCCAAGGACCTGGACAAGATGGGGTCCCCGAGCCAGGCCGAGCAGAACCCGGCGGCGGAGTCCACCTTCCTCACGGGCGCCAAGGACGTGAAGAAGGTCGGCAGCGAGAAGGTCGACGGCGTCGAGACCACCCACTACAAGGGCACGGTCACCCTCGCCGAACTGCGTGCTTCGCTCAAGGACAGCAAGGGTGAGACCCGCGAGCAGCGCGAGAAGAGCATCAAGCAGTACGAGAAGCTCGGCGTCGACAAGCTCACGATGGACATGTGGGTCGACGGCGAGGACCACACCAAGCAGTTCCGCATGAAGGGCCAGGCCGACAAGGGTCCGATGGACATGACCATCACCTTCGTCGACTACAACAAGCCGGTCACCGTCAAGGCCCCGCCGGCCGGTGAAGTCGCGGACCTGGGCGAGATGTTCAAGGAGCTGGGCCAGGGCTGA
- the rplJ gene encoding 50S ribosomal protein L10, which yields MARPDKVDAVEEMREKFRNSNAAVVTAYTGLTVAQLQQLRRSLGENAQYRVAKNTLTKIAANEAGITTLDDLFAGSSAVAFVTGDPVEAAKGLRDFAKDNPNLVIKGGVLDGKALSADEIKKLADLESREVLLSKLAGAMKGKQSQAASVFQALPSKLVRTVDALRAKQDEQGGAE from the coding sequence ATGGCGAGGCCTGACAAGGTCGATGCCGTCGAGGAGATGCGGGAGAAGTTCCGCAACTCCAACGCTGCCGTCGTTACCGCGTACACCGGTCTCACCGTCGCGCAGCTCCAGCAGCTGCGTCGTTCACTCGGTGAGAACGCTCAGTACCGTGTGGCGAAGAACACGCTGACCAAGATTGCGGCCAACGAGGCCGGGATCACGACGCTGGACGACCTCTTTGCGGGTTCGTCGGCCGTCGCCTTCGTGACCGGTGACCCGGTCGAGGCGGCGAAGGGTCTCCGTGACTTCGCCAAGGACAACCCCAACCTCGTCATCAAGGGCGGCGTCCTTGACGGCAAGGCGTTGTCCGCCGATGAGATCAAGAAGCTTGCGGACCTCGAGTCCCGCGAGGTTCTGCTCTCCAAGCTGGCCGGTGCCATGAAGGGCAAGCAGTCCCAGGCTGCCTCTGTCTTCCAGGCGCTGCCGTCGAAGCTCGTCCGCACCGTGGACGCGCTCCGTGCCAAGCAGGACGAGCAGGGCGGTGCCGAGTAA
- the rplL gene encoding 50S ribosomal protein L7/L12 has translation MAKLSQEDLLAQFEEMTLIELSEFVKAFEEKFDVTAAAAAPVVVAGGAAGGAAAEAAEEQDEFDVILTGAGDKKIQVIKVVRELTSLGLKEAKDLVDGAPKPVLEKVAKDAAEKAAESLKGAGASVEVK, from the coding sequence ATGGCGAAGCTCAGCCAGGAAGACCTGCTCGCGCAGTTCGAGGAGATGACCCTCATCGAGCTCTCCGAGTTCGTGAAGGCGTTCGAGGAGAAGTTCGACGTCACCGCCGCCGCTGCCGCGCCGGTCGTCGTCGCCGGTGGTGCCGCTGGTGGCGCCGCCGCCGAGGCCGCTGAGGAGCAGGACGAGTTCGACGTCATCCTCACCGGTGCCGGCGACAAGAAGATCCAGGTCATCAAGGTCGTGCGTGAGCTGACCTCCCTGGGTCTGAAGGAGGCCAAGGACCTCGTGGACGGCGCCCCGAAGCCCGTTCTCGAGAAGGTCGCCAAGGACGCCGCCGAGAAGGCCGCCGAGTCCCTCAAGGGCGCCGGCGCCTCCGTCGAGGTCAAGTAA
- the rpoB gene encoding DNA-directed RNA polymerase subunit beta, producing MAASRNASTANTNNAASTAPLRISFAKIKEPLEVPNLLALQTESFDWLLGNTAWQSRVEEALENGQDVPTKSGLEEIFEEISPIEDFSGSMSLTFRDHRFEPPKNSIDECKDRDFTYAAPLFVTAEFTNNETGEIKSQTVFMGDFPLMTNKGTFVINGTERVVVSQLVRSPGVYFDSSIDKTSDKDIFSAKIIPSRGAWLEMEIDKRDMVGVRIDRKRKQSVTVLLKALGWTTEQILEEFGEYESMRATLEKDHTQGQDDALLDIYRKLRPGEPPTREAAQTLLENLYFNPKRYDLAKVGRYKVNKKLGADAPLDAGILTVEDIISTIKYLVKLHAGETETVGDSGTEIVVETDDIDHFGNRRLRSVGELIQNQVRTGLARMERVVRERMTTQDVEAITPQTLINIRPVVASIKEFFGTSQLSQFMDQNNPLSGLTHKRRLSALGPGGLSRERAGFEVRDVHPSHYGRMCPIETPEGPNIGLIGSLASYGRVNAFGFVETPYRKVFEGQVTDEVDYLTADEEDRFVIAQANAQLTDDLRFAEARVLVRRKGGEVDYVTGEDVDYMDVSPRQMVSVATAMIPFLEHDDANRALMGANMMRQAVPLIKSESPLVGTGMEYRSAVDAGDVVKAEKAGVVQEVSADYITTANDDGTYITYRLAKFARSNQGTSVNQKVIVNEGDRIIEGQVLADGPATQNGEMALGKNLLVAFMPWEGHNYEDAIILSQRLVQDDVLSSIHIEEHEVDARDTKLGPEEITRDIPNVSEEVLADLDERGIIRIGAEVVAGDILVGKVTPKGETELTPEERLLRAIFGEKAREVRDTSLKVPHGEIGKVIGVRVFDREEGDELPPGVNQLVRVYVAQKRKITDGDKLAGRHGNKGVISKILPIEDMPFLEDGTPVDIILNPLGVPSRMNPGQVLEIHLGWLASRGWDVSGLADDWAQRLQAIEADQVAPGTNVATPVFDGAREDELAGLLNHTIPNRDGERMVLPTGKAPLFDGRSGEPFPEPISVGYMYILKLHHLVDDKLHARSTGPYSMITQQPLGGKAQFGGQRFGEMEVWALEAYGAAYALQELLTIKSDDVTGRVKVYEAIVKGENIPEPGIPESFKVLIKEMQSLCLNVEVLSSDGMSIEMRDTDEDVFRAAEELGIDLSRREPSSVEEV from the coding sequence TTGGCCGCCTCGCGCAACGCCTCGACCGCGAATACGAACAACGCCGCCAGCACTGCCCCGCTGCGCATCTCTTTTGCAAAGATCAAGGAGCCTCTCGAGGTTCCGAACCTGCTCGCGCTGCAGACCGAGAGCTTCGACTGGCTGCTCGGCAACACCGCCTGGCAGAGTCGGGTCGAGGAGGCTCTCGAGAACGGTCAGGACGTCCCCACCAAGTCCGGGCTCGAGGAGATCTTCGAGGAGATCTCCCCGATCGAGGACTTCAGCGGGTCGATGTCGCTGACCTTCCGCGACCACCGTTTCGAGCCGCCGAAGAACTCCATCGACGAGTGCAAGGACCGCGATTTCACGTACGCGGCCCCGCTCTTCGTCACCGCTGAGTTCACGAACAACGAGACCGGCGAGATCAAGTCCCAGACGGTCTTCATGGGCGACTTCCCGCTCATGACGAACAAGGGCACCTTCGTCATCAACGGCACCGAGCGTGTCGTGGTGTCGCAGCTGGTCCGTTCGCCCGGTGTCTACTTCGACTCCTCCATCGACAAGACGTCCGACAAGGACATCTTCTCCGCGAAGATCATCCCGTCCCGGGGTGCCTGGCTGGAGATGGAGATCGACAAGCGCGACATGGTCGGTGTCCGCATCGACCGCAAGCGCAAGCAGTCCGTCACCGTCCTGCTCAAGGCGCTCGGCTGGACCACCGAGCAGATCCTCGAGGAGTTCGGCGAGTACGAGTCCATGCGCGCCACCCTGGAGAAGGACCACACCCAGGGCCAGGACGACGCGCTGCTCGACATCTACCGCAAGCTGCGTCCGGGCGAGCCCCCCACGCGTGAGGCCGCGCAGACGCTGCTGGAGAACCTGTACTTCAACCCCAAGCGCTACGACCTGGCCAAGGTCGGCCGCTACAAGGTCAACAAGAAGCTGGGTGCGGACGCTCCGCTGGACGCGGGCATCCTGACCGTCGAGGACATCATCTCGACGATCAAGTACCTGGTGAAGCTGCACGCGGGCGAGACCGAGACGGTCGGCGACAGCGGTACGGAGATCGTCGTCGAGACCGACGACATCGACCACTTCGGCAACCGCCGCCTGCGCAGCGTCGGCGAGCTCATCCAGAACCAGGTCCGCACGGGTCTGGCGCGTATGGAGCGTGTCGTCCGCGAGCGGATGACGACCCAGGACGTCGAGGCGATCACGCCGCAGACCCTGATCAACATCCGGCCGGTCGTCGCCTCCATCAAGGAGTTCTTCGGCACCAGCCAGCTGTCGCAGTTCATGGACCAGAACAACCCGCTGTCGGGTCTCACCCACAAGCGCCGTCTGTCGGCTCTTGGCCCGGGTGGTCTGTCCCGTGAGCGGGCCGGCTTCGAGGTCCGTGACGTGCACCCCTCGCACTACGGCCGCATGTGCCCGATCGAGACGCCCGAAGGCCCGAACATCGGTCTGATCGGCTCGCTCGCCTCCTACGGCCGCGTCAACGCGTTCGGTTTCGTCGAGACCCCCTACCGCAAGGTGTTCGAGGGCCAGGTCACCGACGAGGTCGACTACCTGACCGCCGACGAGGAGGACCGCTTCGTCATCGCGCAGGCCAACGCGCAGCTGACGGACGACCTCCGCTTCGCCGAGGCCCGGGTGCTGGTCCGCCGTAAGGGCGGCGAGGTCGACTACGTCACCGGCGAGGACGTCGACTACATGGACGTCTCGCCGCGCCAGATGGTGTCGGTCGCGACCGCCATGATCCCGTTCCTGGAGCACGACGACGCCAACCGTGCCCTCATGGGCGCGAACATGATGCGTCAGGCCGTGCCGCTGATTAAGTCCGAGTCCCCGCTCGTCGGCACCGGCATGGAGTACCGCTCCGCCGTCGACGCCGGCGACGTGGTCAAGGCCGAGAAGGCGGGTGTGGTCCAGGAGGTCTCCGCGGACTACATCACCACCGCCAACGACGACGGCACGTACATCACGTACCGCCTGGCCAAGTTCGCCCGCTCCAACCAGGGCACCTCGGTCAACCAGAAGGTCATCGTCAACGAGGGCGACCGGATCATCGAGGGCCAGGTCCTGGCCGACGGTCCGGCCACCCAGAACGGCGAGATGGCGCTGGGCAAGAACCTGCTCGTGGCGTTCATGCCGTGGGAGGGTCACAACTACGAGGACGCGATCATCCTGTCGCAGCGCCTCGTGCAGGACGACGTCCTCTCCTCGATCCACATCGAGGAGCACGAGGTCGACGCCCGTGACACCAAGCTCGGCCCCGAGGAGATCACCCGGGACATCCCGAACGTCTCCGAGGAGGTCCTCGCCGACCTCGACGAGCGCGGCATCATCCGCATCGGTGCCGAGGTCGTCGCCGGCGACATCCTGGTCGGCAAGGTCACGCCCAAGGGTGAGACCGAGCTGACGCCGGAAGAGCGCCTGCTGCGCGCCATCTTCGGTGAGAAGGCCCGTGAGGTCCGTGACACCTCGCTGAAGGTCCCGCACGGCGAGATCGGCAAGGTCATCGGCGTCCGCGTCTTCGACCGCGAGGAGGGCGACGAGCTTCCCCCCGGTGTGAACCAGCTGGTGCGCGTCTACGTCGCGCAGAAGCGCAAGATCACCGACGGTGACAAGCTCGCCGGCCGGCACGGCAACAAGGGCGTCATCTCGAAGATCCTGCCGATCGAGGACATGCCGTTCCTGGAGGACGGCACCCCGGTCGACATCATCCTCAACCCGCTCGGTGTGCCGTCCCGAATGAACCCGGGTCAGGTCCTGGAGATCCACCTGGGCTGGCTCGCCAGCCGCGGCTGGGACGTCTCCGGCCTCGCGGACGACTGGGCGCAGCGCCTGCAGGCCATCGAGGCCGACCAGGTCGCGCCGGGCACCAACGTCGCCACCCCCGTCTTCGACGGTGCGCGTGAGGACGAGCTGGCCGGTCTGCTGAACCACACCATCCCGAACCGCGACGGCGAGCGCATGGTGCTCCCGACCGGTAAGGCGCCGCTGTTCGACGGCCGCTCCGGCGAGCCGTTCCCGGAGCCGATCTCGGTCGGCTACATGTACATCCTCAAGCTGCACCACCTGGTCGACGACAAGCTGCACGCCCGGTCGACCGGTCCGTACTCGATGATCACCCAGCAGCCGCTGGGTGGTAAGGCCCAGTTCGGTGGCCAGCGCTTCGGTGAGATGGAGGTGTGGGCGCTGGAGGCTTACGGCGCCGCGTACGCCCTCCAGGAGCTGCTGACCATCAAGTCCGACGACGTGACCGGCCGCGTGAAGGTCTACGAGGCCATCGTCAAGGGCGAGAACATCCCCGAGCCCGGCATCCCCGAGTCCTTCAAGGTGCTCATCAAGGAGATGCAGTCCCTGTGCCTCAACGTGGAGGTGCTGTCCTCGGACGGCATGTCCATCGAGATGCGCGACACCGACGAGGACGTCTTCCGCGCTGCGGAGGAGCTTGGCATCGACCTGTCCCGGCGTGAGCCGAGCAGCGTCGAAGAGGTCTGA